In Spinacia oleracea cultivar Varoflay chromosome 5, BTI_SOV_V1, whole genome shotgun sequence, a single window of DNA contains:
- the LOC110775751 gene encoding 60S ribosomal protein L10: MGRRPARCYRQIKNKPYPKSRFCRGVPDPKIRIYDVGMKRKGVDEFPFCVHLVSWEKENVSSEALEAARIACNKYMTKFAGKDAFHLRVRVHPFHVLRINKMLSCAGADRLQTGMRGAFGKPQGVCARVAIGQVLLSVRCKDGNSHHAQEALRRAKFKFPGRQKIIVSRKWGFTKHNRADYLKYKSENRILNDGVNAKLLGCHGPLSNRKAGQAFLTSATAIAQEKLLAKLQA, encoded by the exons ATGGGTAGAA GGCCTGCTAGATGTTACCGTCAGATTAAGAACAAGCCGTACCCTAAATCGAGATTTTGTCGTGGTGTCCCTGATCCTAAAATCAGGATTTATGATGTGGGTATGAAGAGGAAGGGTGTGGATGAATTCCCCTTCTGTGTGCACCTTGTCAGTTGGGAGAAGGAAAATGTGTCAAGTGAGGCATTGGAAGCTGCGCGTATTGCTTGTAACAAGTACATGACTAAGTTTGCTGGGAAGGATGCTTTCCACCTAAGGGTTAGGGTACACCCGTTCCATGTGCTTCGTATCAACAAGATGCTTTCATGTGCTGGGGCTGATAGGCTCCAAACAGGTATGAGGGGTGCTTTTGGCAAACCTCAAGGTGTCTGTGCTCGTGTTGCTATTGGTCAAGTCCTATTGTCTGTTCGTTGCAAGGATGGTAACAGCCACCATGCTCAGGAGGCTCTTCGTCGTGCTAAGTTCAAGTTTCCTGGTCGTCAAAAGATCATTGTCAGCAGGAAGTG GGGCTTTACCAAGCACAACCGTGCTGATTATTTGAAGTACAAATCTGAGAACAGGATTCTAAATGATGGTGTCAACGCAAAG CTTCTTGGTTGCCATGGACCTCTATCTAATCGCAAGGCTGGGCAGGCTTTCCTTACAAGTGCTACTGCTATTGCACAAGAGAAACTTCTAGCTAAACTTCAAGCTTAG